In Bacillus toyonensis BCT-7112, a single window of DNA contains:
- a CDS encoding DUF3958 family protein, protein MSQEIETRMSQCNQKLRIIFEEQNENRIALQNQERAEASFHEWKNRSNRLFNRILETWHGDKEVFHLFTNMRQEIGQYERKLTFELENEKETLLKEKRHLSEKENDLSYEQQQLQREANT, encoded by the coding sequence ATGAGTCAAGAAATTGAAACGAGAATGAGTCAATGTAATCAAAAATTACGAATTATATTTGAAGAACAAAATGAAAACCGAATTGCGCTGCAAAATCAAGAACGAGCTGAGGCTAGTTTTCATGAATGGAAAAATAGAAGCAATCGTTTATTTAACCGAATACTAGAAACTTGGCACGGCGACAAAGAAGTGTTTCATCTTTTTACGAATATGCGGCAAGAAATCGGACAGTATGAAAGAAAACTTACATTCGAATTAGAAAATGAAAAAGAGACGTTGCTTAAAGAAAAACGGCATCTCAGTGAGAAAGAAAACGACCTTTCCTATGAACAGCAGCAACTACAAAGGGAGGCCAATACATGA
- a CDS encoding T7SS effector LXG polymorphic toxin yields the protein MSLNMYLGEVQSQTQSMNAICNATIESMEQAIQSIDAFAVDTVLQGQTYSSAKAYLVQTFRPLAQGIICLCEELIRQNEAFPNDFQAKVASTDVIEQEIREQIRGINQSITSIEAIEVLIPMPGVNASVTVLGAMRKKLEEKLEHLYEFNHSSSNNYSTALQLAASITAGLAEVQSGKGFSPVSGTFSTQGLNMDWVSSIQGIIEETARKNDQSIKDIETNNIIEEKSPVRNAWDDAADSIVGTFETAKKMWEAIQRGAGKAIGDEIESAIALSNMDIGTFINVTYALFHLDETAKNMWHAFSNKIKRDMIEGDAESRTELTTYGLTQIATTILGDRALNKVGHITKGAKASSGVSTFANAVKLAKELKPTFEMLQSFKRNASYAFSSVGGTIVTKIPQGELIEAYYKFAKSKDGGKGTGKTVSNYLDDIVEAGGTRIEINSKLRNPLDNPKIAKEIEGNTEAVYGYSPKKESALNKFGVDWTNGDEVGYARSERIKYHEKIQQKRIQLEQDIKNLQNDGLSMEEIARLKVEERNQGRMETYIKSNNLDGLNAMKERNILEYGRAEGPTPEQLYKKYGSWEDVIYGSLKTNPAMDVLTGLFHSMGGN from the coding sequence ATGAGTTTAAACATGTATTTGGGAGAAGTACAAAGTCAAACTCAAAGTATGAACGCTATATGTAATGCTACGATTGAAAGTATGGAACAAGCCATTCAATCTATTGATGCATTTGCGGTAGATACAGTACTACAAGGACAAACATACAGTAGTGCAAAAGCCTACCTTGTCCAAACATTTCGGCCATTAGCACAAGGAATCATATGCTTATGTGAAGAATTAATTCGCCAAAACGAAGCATTTCCAAATGATTTTCAAGCAAAAGTTGCTTCGACAGATGTGATCGAACAAGAAATAAGAGAACAAATACGGGGAATTAATCAATCGATTACAAGTATAGAAGCAATAGAAGTACTTATACCAATGCCCGGAGTAAATGCGAGTGTAACGGTATTAGGTGCAATGAGAAAAAAACTGGAAGAAAAACTTGAGCATTTATATGAATTCAATCATTCATCCAGCAACAACTACAGTACCGCCCTCCAATTAGCAGCTAGCATCACAGCCGGACTCGCTGAAGTGCAAAGCGGGAAAGGATTTAGTCCAGTGAGTGGTACGTTTAGTACACAAGGGTTGAATATGGATTGGGTGAGTTCTATTCAGGGGATTATAGAAGAAACAGCCCGAAAAAATGATCAGTCAATTAAAGATATAGAAACAAATAACATAATTGAGGAGAAATCTCCGGTTAGAAATGCTTGGGACGATGCGGCAGACAGTATAGTTGGCACGTTTGAAACAGCGAAAAAGATGTGGGAAGCTATTCAAAGAGGAGCGGGGAAAGCTATTGGTGATGAAATCGAGTCCGCAATAGCTTTAAGTAATATGGACATAGGAACTTTTATTAATGTAACCTATGCACTTTTCCATTTGGATGAAACTGCAAAAAATATGTGGCATGCATTTTCAAATAAAATAAAACGAGATATGATAGAGGGAGATGCAGAGAGTCGTACAGAATTGACTACCTATGGATTAACACAAATAGCTACCACAATATTAGGCGATAGGGCACTAAATAAAGTAGGCCATATCACAAAAGGAGCAAAAGCATCAAGTGGAGTAAGTACATTTGCTAATGCAGTAAAACTGGCAAAAGAATTGAAGCCTACGTTTGAAATGTTACAATCATTTAAGAGAAATGCTTCCTATGCATTCTCTAGTGTTGGTGGAACTATTGTAACCAAAATACCTCAAGGCGAATTAATAGAAGCTTATTATAAGTTTGCGAAGTCTAAAGATGGTGGTAAGGGTACGGGTAAAACTGTAAGCAATTATCTTGATGATATAGTCGAGGCTGGTGGTACCAGAATAGAAATAAATTCTAAACTTCGAAATCCATTAGATAATCCTAAGATAGCAAAGGAGATTGAGGGAAATACTGAAGCTGTATATGGATATTCACCTAAGAAGGAATCTGCCTTAAATAAGTTTGGGGTAGACTGGACAAATGGTGATGAAGTAGGTTATGCAAGAAGCGAAAGAATAAAGTATCATGAAAAAATACAACAAAAAAGAATACAACTAGAACAAGATATTAAAAATCTTCAAAATGATGGGCTATCTATGGAGGAAATTGCTAGATTGAAAGTTGAAGAGCGAAATCAAGGAAGAATGGAAACGTATATAAAATCTAATAATTTAGATGGATTGAATGCAATGAAAGAAAGAAATATTCTTGAATATGGCAGGGCAGAAGGACCTACACCTGAACAACTTTATAAAAAGTATGGTTCATGGGAAGATGTGATATATGGCAGTTTAAAAACAAATCCAGCAATGGATGTCTTGACAGGATTATTTCATAGTATGGGAGGAAATTAA
- a CDS encoding putative quinol monooxygenase, translating to MIIIHAIFQVDPAKQQAFLEEIQPLIHGSREESGNVSYDLYKDSEKESVYTMVEVWKDEAAVASHNTSEHFTSFVSKAAQFLTAPLDIKAYNGELVK from the coding sequence ATGATTATTATTCACGCAATATTTCAAGTAGATCCAGCGAAACAACAAGCATTTTTAGAAGAAATTCAGCCACTCATTCACGGTTCAAGAGAAGAAAGTGGAAATGTATCTTATGACTTATATAAAGATTCAGAAAAAGAAAGTGTTTATACGATGGTAGAAGTATGGAAAGATGAAGCGGCAGTTGCGAGCCATAATACGAGTGAACACTTCACATCTTTCGTTAGTAAAGCAGCACAATTTTTAACTGCTCCGCTTGATATAAAAGCTTATAATGGAGAGTTAGTGAAATAA
- a CDS encoding nitroreductase family protein has protein sequence MTNSVKTNDFNEILTGRRSIRKYDPSVKISKEEMTEILTEATLAPSSVNMQPWRFVVIESDEAKATLAPLAKFNQSQVETSSAMIALFGDLNNFDNAEEIYGTAVERGLMPAEVKEDQMKKLSAYFSMVTPEVMKDTVLIDGGLVAMQFMLAARAHGYDTCPIGGFEKDQIAEAFGLDKERYVPVMLISIGKAADSGYQSVRLPIEKVAEWK, from the coding sequence ATGACTAACTCAGTAAAAACAAATGATTTTAACGAAATTTTAACAGGACGTCGTTCAATTCGTAAGTACGACCCTTCAGTGAAAATTAGCAAAGAAGAAATGACAGAAATTCTTACAGAAGCAACACTTGCACCATCTTCAGTAAACATGCAACCATGGAGATTCGTAGTGATTGAAAGTGACGAAGCGAAAGCAACACTTGCGCCACTTGCGAAATTCAATCAATCTCAAGTAGAAACATCTTCAGCAATGATCGCTTTATTTGGTGATTTAAACAACTTCGATAACGCAGAAGAAATTTACGGTACAGCAGTAGAGCGTGGACTTATGCCAGCAGAAGTAAAAGAAGATCAAATGAAAAAACTTTCAGCTTACTTCTCTATGGTTACACCAGAAGTAATGAAAGATACAGTATTAATTGATGGTGGTCTTGTAGCGATGCAATTTATGCTAGCAGCTCGTGCGCACGGTTATGACACTTGTCCAATTGGTGGATTTGAAAAAGACCAAATTGCAGAAGCTTTCGGATTAGATAAAGAACGCTACGTACCAGTAATGCTAATTTCAATCGGGAAAGCTGCTGACAGTGGTTACCAATCAGTGCGTCTTCCAATTGAAAAAGTTGCAGAGTGGAAATAA
- a CDS encoding PoNi-like cognate immunity protein: protein MRNYLCIEEKCREGIEYNKEFIEENREDIKSLEEDTKNGIQRYSKDNKSIIEGTYLANFRYEMEDIRAKYSLGEEISVIEEDFHNAIYDLENTGSREIGYLSLIWMISLGILLETDKKNIERLKKIVDTKNMNDAVIDFLLCASDIGYIKMTNRYYKENSYAKTREIIELAQTDKKEASKRLQTYMEKEWFKGHYDYEWKNAHKEPGYVGYWSFETAALVKILELDDTSLKDNNHYPYDLAHYKNEMKYKHIDLSEYHYEDETEEIEDIVEGIENNSALENIIPPKWHSLVNELIHDYENMGDSSFYEKYKKTIGIGQVWFLPQEYEEENEQKNLLGSLIVFALTLRDYILQLDYKEDLEDYIDNLKNFWNVSETKLVQFMLENDQNYYAWVPKEANIPNMYEVKIESVDVEEVL, encoded by the coding sequence ATGAGAAATTATTTATGTATAGAAGAAAAATGTAGAGAAGGAATTGAATATAATAAAGAGTTTATAGAGGAAAATAGAGAAGATATTAAAAGTTTAGAAGAAGATACTAAAAATGGAATTCAAAGATATTCTAAAGATAATAAGAGTATTATAGAAGGGACCTATCTAGCCAATTTTAGATATGAGATGGAGGATATTAGGGCAAAGTATTCTTTAGGGGAAGAAATTAGTGTAATAGAAGAAGATTTTCATAATGCAATTTATGATTTAGAGAATACAGGGAGTAGGGAAATTGGATATTTAAGTCTAATTTGGATGATTTCCTTAGGAATTTTGTTAGAAACGGATAAAAAGAATATAGAAAGATTAAAAAAGATAGTTGATACAAAAAATATGAACGACGCAGTAATTGATTTCCTCTTATGCGCTAGTGATATCGGATACATAAAAATGACGAACAGATATTATAAAGAAAATTCATATGCAAAAACGAGAGAGATTATAGAACTTGCACAAACAGATAAAAAAGAAGCGTCTAAAAGATTACAAACGTATATGGAGAAAGAATGGTTTAAAGGCCATTATGATTATGAATGGAAAAATGCACATAAAGAACCTGGATATGTAGGGTACTGGAGCTTTGAGACAGCTGCACTAGTAAAGATACTCGAACTTGATGATACAAGTTTAAAAGATAATAACCATTATCCATATGATTTGGCACATTATAAAAATGAAATGAAATACAAGCATATAGACCTAAGTGAATATCACTATGAAGATGAGACAGAAGAAATCGAGGATATAGTAGAAGGAATTGAAAATAATTCTGCATTGGAAAACATTATTCCTCCAAAATGGCATTCATTGGTCAATGAATTGATCCATGACTATGAGAATATGGGTGATAGTAGTTTTTATGAAAAATACAAAAAAACGATAGGAATAGGTCAAGTGTGGTTCTTACCACAAGAGTATGAAGAAGAAAACGAGCAAAAAAATCTATTAGGAAGTTTAATTGTGTTTGCCCTGACATTAAGAGATTATATATTACAATTGGACTATAAAGAAGATTTAGAGGACTACATTGATAATCTTAAAAATTTCTGGAATGTTTCAGAAACAAAGTTAGTTCAATTTATGTTAGAAAATGATCAAAATTATTATGCATGGGTACCAAAAGAAGCAAACATCCCAAATATGTATGAAGTAAAGATAGAGAGTGTCGATGTAGAGGAAGTTCTATAA
- a CDS encoding TIGR04197 family type VII secretion effector has product MGEFQSNLHRATQLATKMRTASNRMQSATSRSINKATRTTLSVNFKAQEANQQNLQITKQFCAAFQQTIDNIHSVANEFEKMDTGLQKTFQ; this is encoded by the coding sequence ATGGGAGAATTTCAAAGTAATTTGCATAGAGCAACGCAACTTGCAACGAAAATGAGAACTGCTTCAAATAGAATGCAAAGTGCTACTAGTCGCTCTATAAATAAGGCAACGCGTACTACACTATCTGTGAACTTCAAAGCACAAGAAGCAAATCAACAAAATTTGCAGATCACGAAACAATTTTGTGCTGCTTTTCAACAAACAATTGATAATATCCATTCCGTAGCAAATGAATTTGAGAAAATGGATACAGGACTTCAAAAGACTTTTCAATAA